A stretch of the Arthrobacter stackebrandtii genome encodes the following:
- a CDS encoding AMIN-like domain-containing (lipo)protein produces MKFLKTLLAVAGLLAAFLIAGPAPAQAASYCGITWGSLAKSAGTGSSATVSNVRTGRQDCFDRLVVDIKGSASGYAVRYVSAVTSPGKGDVVPLRGGAFLQVTVLDPAYNAAGQPTYLPANRNELSNVAGYSTFRQVALAGSFEGRTSLGLGVRARLPFRAFVLHGPGDTTRIVVDVAHRW; encoded by the coding sequence ATGAAATTCCTTAAGACATTGCTGGCAGTTGCGGGGCTGCTCGCGGCTTTTCTCATTGCCGGCCCGGCGCCGGCCCAGGCCGCATCGTATTGCGGCATTACGTGGGGCTCGCTGGCCAAGTCGGCAGGCACGGGCTCCAGCGCAACTGTTTCCAATGTCCGCACGGGGCGCCAGGACTGCTTCGACCGCCTGGTGGTTGACATCAAGGGCAGTGCCAGCGGATATGCTGTCCGCTATGTCTCCGCGGTTACGTCCCCCGGCAAGGGCGATGTGGTCCCGCTGCGGGGCGGCGCCTTCCTGCAGGTAACGGTGCTGGACCCGGCCTACAACGCGGCCGGCCAGCCCACGTACCTGCCGGCCAACCGCAACGAACTCTCCAACGTGGCAGGTTACTCAACGTTCCGCCAGGTGGCGCTGGCAGGCAGCTTTGAGGGCCGGACGTCCCTGGGCCTGGGTGTCCGGGCCCGGCTGCCGTTCAGGGCGTTTGTGCTCCACGGCCCGGGCGACACCACCCGGATCGTCGTTGATGTGGCCCACCGCTGGTAG
- a CDS encoding rhodanese-like domain-containing protein, protein MSESAAYFRNKLSFEIDVMAVHAGLGSGAFVLVDTRRHASWEHGHVPGALHLPTALVAEQAHVLIPGGTPVVVYSWGPGCNGSTFAALAFAELGYPVREMIGGIEYWQRNGLPVQTSDGEVSRPGDPLVTAD, encoded by the coding sequence ATGAGTGAATCAGCCGCATATTTTCGCAACAAGCTCTCGTTCGAGATCGACGTCATGGCGGTCCACGCCGGACTCGGCTCCGGCGCGTTCGTGCTCGTGGACACCCGGCGCCACGCCTCGTGGGAGCACGGGCATGTGCCCGGCGCCCTGCACCTGCCCACTGCGCTTGTTGCAGAGCAGGCCCATGTGCTGATTCCGGGCGGCACGCCCGTTGTGGTGTACTCCTGGGGGCCGGGCTGCAACGGCAGCACCTTCGCAGCGCTGGCCTTTGCCGAGCTGGGCTATCCGGTCCGGGAAATGATCGGCGGGATCGAGTACTGGCAGCGGAACGGGCTGCCTGTTCAAACCTCCGACGGCGAGGTGTCCCGTCCCGGCGACCCGCTCGTCACCGCAGACTAG